The following proteins are encoded in a genomic region of Comamonas resistens:
- a CDS encoding OmpA family protein, giving the protein MGWMMKVRNGGRLGVWGRWCTATALALMLAACQTPQPKGLTPHQQQVLRAQGFEPAEQGWELQMPGKLLFEFDSSVLGESARTKVTELARALMKEGIDRLRVEGYTDDRGSDAYNLRLSLRRAQAVADVLMEAGLPRQNVEVKGLGSASPVVSGNAAENRRVAIVVPLL; this is encoded by the coding sequence ATGGGATGGATGATGAAAGTCAGGAATGGTGGACGCTTGGGTGTCTGGGGGCGTTGGTGTACGGCCACGGCGCTGGCCTTGATGCTGGCCGCATGTCAGACCCCGCAGCCCAAGGGGCTGACACCCCATCAGCAACAGGTGCTGCGCGCACAGGGCTTTGAGCCGGCGGAGCAGGGCTGGGAGCTGCAGATGCCGGGCAAGCTGCTGTTCGAGTTCGACTCCTCCGTACTGGGGGAATCGGCGCGTACCAAGGTCACTGAGCTTGCCCGGGCGCTGATGAAGGAGGGCATAGACCGGTTGCGCGTGGAGGGGTACACCGACGACCGCGGCAGTGATGCCTACAACCTGAGGCTGTCGCTGCGCCGGGCGCAGGCCGTGGCCGATGTGCTGATGGAGGCCGGCTTGCCCAGGCAGAACGTGGAGGTCAAGGGCCTGGGCAGCGCCTCGCCAGTGGTTTCGGGCAATGCCGCAGAGAACCGGCGCGTGGCCATCGTGGTGCCGCTGCTCTGA